From the Lates calcarifer isolate ASB-BC8 unplaced genomic scaffold, TLL_Latcal_v3 _unitig_1725_quiver_1374, whole genome shotgun sequence genome, one window contains:
- the LOC108890297 gene encoding leucine-rich repeat-containing protein 3 isoform X3 — protein MSLTVKPPPPSSSVVDLSPRRMLLLLLLVLPPPNLMMTSSPFTVALWRRGNRFSANNICQYLEKPDGGLTVRCSGLRLTQLSSLEAGCFRGLESSLRFLDLSSNWLSALDPAALGGLRAAANLTHNPWHCDCRMQLSMPQLDLDPSSLNEVVCQTSDLPNLGAVGMPLVLLVEDWDLCLSVRRTTDVVMLVTMFLWFSMVIFYLVCYIRQNQEDARRHVEYLKSLQSHQV, from the exons ATGTCTCTCACTGTGAAACCACCTCcaccctcttcttctgtggtggacCTTTCCCCTCGCAGgatgctcctcctcctcctcctcgtcctcccgCCGCCCAACCtcatgatgacatcatcaccgTTTACCGTCGCTCTCTGGCGCCGCGGCAACAGATTCTCCGCCAACAACATATGTCAATATTTGGAGAAGCCGGATGGAGGACTGACGGTCCGCTGCAGTGGACTGAGACTGACACAG ctctcctctctTGAAGCCGGTTGTTTCCGGGGTTTGGAGTCCTCTCTTCGTTTCCTGGACCTCTCATCCAATTGGCTGTCTGCACTGGACCCAGCGGCGCTCGGCGGGCTGCGAGCTGCCGCCAACCTGACGCACAACCCCTGGCACTGTGACTGTAGGATGCAG CTGTCGATGCCTCAGTTGGATCTGGATCCATCATCTCTGAACGAGGTCGTCTGTCAAACCTCTGACCTCCCAAACCTCG GAGCTGTTGGGATGCCGCTGGTCTTACTGGTGGAGGACTGggatctgtgtctgtctgtgaggagAACCACCGATGTGGTGATGCTGGTCACCATGTTCCTCTGGTTCTCCATGGTCATCTTCTACCTGGTCTGCTACATCCGACAGAACCAGGAGGACGCCCGCCGCCACGTGGAGTACCTGAAGTCCCTGCAGAGCCACCAGGTGTAG
- the LOC108890297 gene encoding leucine-rich repeat-containing protein 3 isoform X2: protein MLLLLLLVLPPPNLMMTSSPFTVALWRRGNRFSANNICQYLEKPDGGLTVRCSGLRLTQVPVGLSNLTIRLFLDKNLLSFLPTDSFSDLLLLNELDLSHNQLSSLEAGCFRGLESSLRFLDLSSNWLSALDPAALGGLRAAANLTHNPWHCDCRMQLSMPQLDLDPSSLNEVVCQTSDLPNLGAVGMPLVLLVEDWDLCLSVRRTTDVVMLVTMFLWFSMVIFYLVCYIRQNQEDARRHVEYLKSLQSHQV from the exons atgctcctcctcctcctcctcgtcctcccgCCGCCCAACCtcatgatgacatcatcaccgTTTACCGTCGCTCTCTGGCGCCGCGGCAACAGATTCTCCGCCAACAACATATGTCAATATTTGGAGAAGCCGGATGGAGGACTGACGGTCCGCTGCAGTGGACTGAGACTGACACAG GTACCTGTCGGCCTCTCTAATCTCACCATTCGTCTGTTTCTGGATAAAAACCTGCTCAGCTTTCTGCCGACTGATTCGTTCTCTGACCTGTTGCTGCTCAATGAGCTCGACCTGTCACACAACCAG ctctcctctctTGAAGCCGGTTGTTTCCGGGGTTTGGAGTCCTCTCTTCGTTTCCTGGACCTCTCATCCAATTGGCTGTCTGCACTGGACCCAGCGGCGCTCGGCGGGCTGCGAGCTGCCGCCAACCTGACGCACAACCCCTGGCACTGTGACTGTAGGATGCAG CTGTCGATGCCTCAGTTGGATCTGGATCCATCATCTCTGAACGAGGTCGTCTGTCAAACCTCTGACCTCCCAAACCTCG GAGCTGTTGGGATGCCGCTGGTCTTACTGGTGGAGGACTGggatctgtgtctgtctgtgaggagAACCACCGATGTGGTGATGCTGGTCACCATGTTCCTCTGGTTCTCCATGGTCATCTTCTACCTGGTCTGCTACATCCGACAGAACCAGGAGGACGCCCGCCGCCACGTGGAGTACCTGAAGTCCCTGCAGAGCCACCAGGTGTAG
- the LOC108890297 gene encoding leucine-rich repeat-containing protein 3 isoform X1, with the protein MSLTVKPPPPSSSVVDLSPRRMLLLLLLVLPPPNLMMTSSPFTVALWRRGNRFSANNICQYLEKPDGGLTVRCSGLRLTQVPVGLSNLTIRLFLDKNLLSFLPTDSFSDLLLLNELDLSHNQLSSLEAGCFRGLESSLRFLDLSSNWLSALDPAALGGLRAAANLTHNPWHCDCRMQLSMPQLDLDPSSLNEVVCQTSDLPNLGAVGMPLVLLVEDWDLCLSVRRTTDVVMLVTMFLWFSMVIFYLVCYIRQNQEDARRHVEYLKSLQSHQV; encoded by the exons ATGTCTCTCACTGTGAAACCACCTCcaccctcttcttctgtggtggacCTTTCCCCTCGCAGgatgctcctcctcctcctcctcgtcctcccgCCGCCCAACCtcatgatgacatcatcaccgTTTACCGTCGCTCTCTGGCGCCGCGGCAACAGATTCTCCGCCAACAACATATGTCAATATTTGGAGAAGCCGGATGGAGGACTGACGGTCCGCTGCAGTGGACTGAGACTGACACAG GTACCTGTCGGCCTCTCTAATCTCACCATTCGTCTGTTTCTGGATAAAAACCTGCTCAGCTTTCTGCCGACTGATTCGTTCTCTGACCTGTTGCTGCTCAATGAGCTCGACCTGTCACACAACCAG ctctcctctctTGAAGCCGGTTGTTTCCGGGGTTTGGAGTCCTCTCTTCGTTTCCTGGACCTCTCATCCAATTGGCTGTCTGCACTGGACCCAGCGGCGCTCGGCGGGCTGCGAGCTGCCGCCAACCTGACGCACAACCCCTGGCACTGTGACTGTAGGATGCAG CTGTCGATGCCTCAGTTGGATCTGGATCCATCATCTCTGAACGAGGTCGTCTGTCAAACCTCTGACCTCCCAAACCTCG GAGCTGTTGGGATGCCGCTGGTCTTACTGGTGGAGGACTGggatctgtgtctgtctgtgaggagAACCACCGATGTGGTGATGCTGGTCACCATGTTCCTCTGGTTCTCCATGGTCATCTTCTACCTGGTCTGCTACATCCGACAGAACCAGGAGGACGCCCGCCGCCACGTGGAGTACCTGAAGTCCCTGCAGAGCCACCAGGTGTAG